In the Drosophila teissieri strain GT53w chromosome 3R, Prin_Dtei_1.1, whole genome shotgun sequence genome, TCTGTAGCCGTCGTGGTTGCTGCCGTCGGGGTGGGAGCTGAATTAAACAGGTCAAACGAATCGTTTGCCGGCGTGGCAGTCTTCAGCAGATTACCATCCAGGGCAGAGCTCGACGTCGTGGAGCCTTGGAATGCTGCAAAGTCGGCGAACTCATCGTTCGCAGCCGGAACCAGGCCCGTTGATGGTGGCTCGCTGACCGTCGATCCCGATGAGGGTTGCCCGAAGGCAGCGGCGAAATCACCGAATTCCTGCTGGCTAGCATCGCTGGCCCGCGGGTTAAagtcatcatcgtcatccacAACCACGGCGGCACTGTTCAGCGTCTTCTCCTGCCCTGGCGGTGGCGAGCAGGTCTTGAACAAATCGTCCAACAGATCGTTGTTATTGCTTTGCGTATTATTGTTTGCCTTGGAAGTAGACGGCGACGGCGAGCCGCCGCCCATTAAATCCACGCTGGTGGGAGTGTCGCGGTGAGTTGGCGAGTGGATGCCAGCAGCACCGCCAGGAGCTGGCTTTCCAAAGTTTGCTGCCGCACCCAGATCGATCTTCTTCTGGGACAGCGCTGGCTTGGCAGACACTGTTGAAGTGGGCTGCTTGGAGACAGGGGAACTGACGGTCTTCGAACGAATGTTCATGTTGAGGCTGGAAGGTTTGCCCTCGCTGGCCACTTCTGCGGGACTCGCGCGGTCATTGTATCGATAGTTACGTCTGCTCGGATAAGAGAACATTAGGAAATAAGTATAGTTTATTGGTAAAGTGAACACTTGCCTTGGACTGGGTGAGTCGCTATCGGATCCCTCCCGCTCTCCATCGTAGTGAGTATCATCATCCTCATACCGATCCTTCTCGGCGCTTTTGTCGGAGTCTGCAGTAAAACCATGAATACCATTAATACACAAAACTACTgtttgataaaaaaatatataaacagaAACTGCTAGCTTACACCAATTGTCTCCACGACTAGAGCGGTAATCGCCATCATTGTAGCCACCGCTaccaccgccgcctcctccagAGCCACCGCTATAACCGCTGTAGCCACCGCTTCGCATGCCCATGGCGTCGCTGCTCATGCCGATGTACTTGTCCTTGTTCTTCTTCGCCTTTTTACGCTCCTCGCGCAATCGATCATCGTCCTGAATAAAGTCTATAAGCTCTCGTACCTTATGCCTAACATTAATACCCTGATCCTTGCCGCCCTCGTCGGTGAACGTATAGTTCTCCAGCGAGCGCAGATCGTAGATGTGCTCCCGGGAGGAGGTTACCACCCGCTCAGAGCCGTTTCGCACCAAATAGTTTAGCAGAAGGAGGCTCtgtaagtaaatatatattcgttagttttatatttattagtttaaacttaaaactGTACCTTGTAGGTGCGTCGCCAATTGGTTTTATTGTCCTGCAGCATGCGCTTCCACAGCATGGACATCACCTCCGGGAATGTTTCGTATGAGAAGGTGGAGTAGGCCAATTCCTGCATGAGGGGTCCCGTCGGCCCCCACGGATCATCGTTGGTGGCCTCTCGCACCTTGCCCTCCGTTTCCGTGTAATTCATCACGACATTGGTGCTGCAAGGGGATTTGGATAGtgattaaatttatgtttttgtataACAAGGAAGCACACCCATATTTATTAATCTGACTTCTTTATTATCTTAAGGCTTATTACCTATATATCTTATAGATCAATCCTGGTATCTTTagttaatatatatgtaagtacgTAGGTATAGAATATAATGTAAATAAGGCATATTGCCTTGGGTATTCAATAAACTCGATTGAGTAGATAATCAAATAGATACAGTGCCAGTTTATCAGAACTGGTATTTTAAAGTAAACGCTGTGTGACAATACAGATTTACAATGCCCAGAAGCAGATAAAAAGGTAATACATATGACTTGGCTGCGACGTTGATAGACGTTCGAAACGTGATGGAAGAGGGCTAATTGTCGCAAACCGGGCCAGCTAGGTGTTCCTTATCAGTTCCAGATAAGCCCTACGAAAAGTGTACCCGTGCACTTAACCTAATGAGTTCGGTGCTAGCTAGCGAGGCTCCATTGactttgcattatttattcgAACTATAGCCTCTTTTTTTTGAATAACTACCCCATGCAAGGCGCAGGTGAAAGGGGGCAGccataattaataattcgATGGGGAAACAGAAACACCCATTCCACTGGAAAGCCTGGAATGGAGCTGTTAACACAGGTGGAaacattttgttatatttggGCAGtcgaaagcaaacaaattgtttctTGATAAAGccccacatacacacacatatattcaCATGGATATCCATATCGGAATGCGGCTGTGTTGGTAAAGCTCGCTTGGAATGGCGAACAACCTTGAAAGCAGTTAAAAACGTGAACCTAATCCAGCACCCCGATGCAGTTCATCCATAATTTAGATATATTCATGAATTATTATGGATTTCTGCATGACATACAGCTTTTAAAGTCCTTGAGGagatgggggcgtggcgggaAAGCATAGAATTTGGGGCGTGGGAGTCTTTACATTCACTTCGGCGTTGAGGGAATGTTATACACACATCCCATTTGATATGCGTATGGATATATCCTAGATATTCCTGATCACTTACACCTTGTCCGCCAACTCGCGCACTTTCCACATGCTGATGAACTTATCCACCATTTTGAGGCTATCGAATGCTACGGAATTTTTCACACAATCTCGTCGAAAAGTGGCTGGAAAATCCAACTACAACAAGACGTCGAACTCGTTTTCGCTTGGCGTGCCGTTTTCTGACTGTTTTCCAGCTGACGATTTGCACTTTTGCATGGAAACTGCGCACCTGTCTCGCACCCGCGCTTTtcgtaaacaaaaatgtaaaaatttaaacgaaaattgtaaaacaaaatCACAGCAGCTAATATTTGGTGAGCTGTCGTGTCCAGTGTTGCAAGCAGTGTTGACAACTCTGGCTGTTCAAGTGTAGCTAAATCCGATAAATAGCTGAAAGTAGCCGTTATTGATCAAAATTAGCTTTGAAAATTTGTACGACAAATAGCCAATTAAAACCCAAGTTTTTTTGTTAATGAACCACAATAGGAGTATGGGAATATTACGAAATTATAAGCATTTACCAAATAActgaaagtaatttaaataagagCTGATGCCGAAAATACATGCAATAATCCCTAAGTTCCGGCTAAAAAACGCCAAGTCCAGCTACAAAATGCTGAGCCGGCAACACTGTTCGCGTACCAGTGTTACAAAAGCTTTGCATGTAGACGGGCTTTAGCCTACACTAGCAACAGCTGAACGCTGCCGTCATCTGTGGATTCTCAACGTTCAATAGGAAAGTTTACTAAAATAAATGATATTACTAAATGAAACGTGAGAGATTTCACGGGGAATAAGACTTTCCAAGTCATGAATATAAGGCTATATCATTGGCATGCTTTGTAAACTCCAATTCTGGTCGCtgaaattgtaaacaaaaaggtTATGTAAACTTCTGTGGTTTCTTGCAGCGTGCGGATTGACTGAAAATGTTGGGACTACAACGTTTTGCCGGCAGTTTTGTCACCCAGTTGTACCGCCGTGCAGCCTACAGCAGCAGTGTCAGGGCAGCGGGCATTCCCCTGGCCCCCACTGGAGGTCCGTCGGATGCAGTGGAGCCGGAAGCACGCACGCCGGCTGCGGAGGCAACGGCAAAAAAGCCCAGAGGTAAGTGGATTCTCCAATGCCTGTTGTTTTTACTAATTGGTATCCACTGCATTTGATTCCCAGGCAACATGGTAGCTGCAGCTTTCGAATCCCTCAAAAACGACAGTCCCAGAGATGACATCAAGAACCAAGCCTCCAGCAAGATCGATGAGCGAATCATCAATGCCAAGACAGTCAATGGACTGCTGACCATCACGGAGAACAACAATGCGTTCTCGAGGAAGCATGCCCTCAGAATTGTCTCCATCCTGGCAGAGTGGAGCTCCATGGATCGAGTGAAGATTTCGGAGTTTGAGAACGACACAAGATTCCTGCGTATTTGCCGGATGTTGGGCAGGACGGTTCCCAAAAGTAATGGTGCTAACAAGGGCCTTGGCGAGAATGGGACTGGCAAGCGGATTTCCGGCTTCCGGACAGATGACCTAAACACGGTGCTTGGAGTAGCTGGTGATGATGAGGCCGCTAAGCTAATAGCTAGCATCAGTCTGCCCCAGATGGTCAAGGTGATGAGCACCCTGGCCCAGCGGAAGAGGCGTAGTACTCCTCTCCTGCGCTCCCTGGCTTTTAATATCAGCAGCGCGTCGGAATCGCTGGATCTGAAGCAAGCGGCTGATGTGCTGTACGCTATGTCCACACTGAATTTCCAGGATTCCGTTCTAGGAGCCAAAGTGTGTGCGGATGTACAATCAGCGCTGCCTAAGAATGTGGATAAATCAGCCGTTGTGGGATCCATAATCACCAGCCTGGGCATTTTGCGATACCGAGATTTGGGTTAGCTTGGATATACCTAAACATAcctaaacaaatttaatataaattaaatttattttttctttagatATCTTGGAATCACTGACGCAGTGGCTTGTAAAGAATAGTGAAATCTGTCGTCCCCAAGATCTCAGTGCCTATTTCCTTACCTCGGCCCTGCTAAACTTTAAAAGCGCTCAACTGGAGGAAGTGAGCAAAAAGCTGGTAAAATCCATTGTCCGTGAGGATTTTACCAAGCAATCCGAGTGGTTGAGCTTTGTGTGGTCTTTAACAATGCTGGGTCTTGTAGAACACAGCCACTTGGCTTCCGTTTTAAGGTAGTTTTAGAGTAACGCATAAGAATTTCTAGttaatacttatatttttatttataattgctTTCAGTGCGGACTTCCTAGAAACATTGAAAAAGGATAAAGCTGGAGTCACAGCGACCTCCAAAATGAGGCTACTCAATTTGAATAGCTATGCCCAGTTAATAGCCACAGACTACAAGGGTCCTCTATTGTCCACTGACAGTCCCGTCTATCAGGTGCCCATGGCGCATCCTAAAGGAAAACAAGTGCTGGTAAATGGAATGCTAGATGCACTGAAGAGTCTGCTGCCGGCCAGCAATCATTTACAAACCGCGGTGGACACTAAAATGGGCTTCCTTATAGGTAAGAGTGTAACTTATTAATGTGTACCATTTTACTGATCGACTGTCGTTTTAGATGCGCTGTGCCATTTTGATGCTAACAAAAACCCTCTGCCTTTGGACAAGGAAAATCAGAATGCTATTAGGCAAGTTGTCACAAGTTATAatcttgaaaatattaattgaatcCTGATTTCAGGGTGGCTCTGATGGTCATAGATTTCCATGACATTTGCCACGGAACGCATCGCTGTGCCAGCGGCGTTACGAATCTGACATTTGACCTGCTAGAGAAGAGTGGTTACCACGTTATTCCCGTGTCCTATAATGAGTTCAGCACCAGTGACAAATTACTGAAACGTGTTCAGTATTTGGAGTCAAAGTTCAAGGCGATTGCAAGTAGCAAATAATTGCAgttatagtttatttaatttttcttgtAATGATTGATCAATATTTGAATGgtttaaattttgtaaatgttAAATTAGGCTCTGAATTACAAGCTAAACCCAAATTTTGAAGGATTTATATTATATGAAGTGTTTACCACACTTCTTAGACGGCATCCAGTTTACTGGAACGTTGTTTGTTCATGCCAACTTTCCACCATTGGCCCGTCTCCTGGAACTCGGTGGCCACAGCCGCCAAGGTGTGGAATAGACTGCGAGCCAGCATGTGAAGATTGCTGATGTGCAGAACGAACTTGGGATCGTACACCTTCTCAATGTCATCGATCTTGTAGTGATCTCGCGTCTCCCGTTCCGTTAGGCAAATTGAGTTCCACGGTGCCCAGTCATCGCTCTTGTTCCAACGCGGCAATCTAAATTAGAGGtattttaacttaaatttataatcTCTATATTGTGAAGAGGTTACCTTAGTTCACTAAGATTCTCCGACTTGCTAAGAGCCGAATGTCCATGCCATATTTTGTCTATGATGTGGCGAACATCATCTGGCTGCATTACGAATGCAAAGGATGTGGTGCACTTGCGTTTTCGCTCATCCCGATGGATGCACCGGAGAATGGACTGGTACACTGTGTTCTCAGTAGCAGTAAGCTGTGTATGGAAATATTTTGgataataaactaaaaatgtGGAATGATGGAGAACCAACCTTTAGGTAGTAACAGTGCTTGCAGGTGTCCACATGGCTCTGGCGTGTCCTAATGGCAAACTCGGCATAGGTCTTAACCTTTTTGCATACAATGCACATGCGCGATGGAACCCCTGAAAATGACAattctaattaattaattcactatatatatatgaccAACACCTACTTTCTTTGGGCTCGCCCTTTTGGAACTTTATGAGATCGAAAAATAGCATAGTCTGCCGTTTGCGCAAGATTTCCACATCAAAGGACTTGGCATAGAGCAAAAGATTCTTCTCGCGGTCAAAGAGTTCAAAGAGCTCGGGAAAATTGGGAAAGCAAGTCTCCTCGGTGAGCACTAACATTACTTGTCGTATGAAGTCTAAGCGATCCTCCTTGTTGCGCGGCTTTCGCAGATCCTTGTAGATCTCGGTGAGGAAACGCACTCGCTGTGTGCTTAAAAGATCCATATGGATCTTGGAGTCCTTGTAGCCGATCCACTCAATCGGCTTACCCATCTCCTTCAGCAGCTGATCCTTGCGAAAGTCCTCCATGGCCTTGTAGACGAGATTACGCTGCCGCTCCACCCCATTAAGCAGCTGAATCTCCTTGTCCAGCAGGATGTTTACCTCGGCAATGCGAGCAGGCCCCTCATAGTTGGCCGTAATTCGTTTTAGCTCCGCCTTTTTCCAGCGACCCACCTCAGCGTAGAGCAGATCAAAGTCATCCTTGTTGCGCGGGAATTGCTTGATCACCCGGTGTCGCTCCACGCGCTGTTCCACGCACTTCTCATACCGCTCATCCTCCTGCTCGCGATTTTGCACTAAGCGACTGTTTTTAGGCGGTGTTTTATATGAGATATTTACGTTTTTTAATCTAAATTATAGGTGATTCACCTACCGATACTCCTGCGCACGCAGGTgaatatatttccataaaatcCAGCGCCGCCAGTTTCGCTGGATGAGCAAAATCTTCTCCAGCTTACGCTCCGCTCGCTCCTTCTGGGCAAAAGTCTGGTACTTGCCAGGAATTATGGTAAACTCATTGACGGCGGAAACATATAGTATATTAATGCCATCCAGATGGCATTGCACCGACTGCTCATGGGCTGTGTTCTGGAAAGATTTTAAGTCTAATTGATtgcaatatataaatcaatgtTTTTAGAACCTACCAGAGTCTTTTCCTTTTGCTCCCATGTCTGCGTGTCCCTGGTCTTGTACTTCCTGTACTTCATCTTGTCAAAGTACGGACCAGTTTGGGTA is a window encoding:
- the LOC122620508 gene encoding clathrin interactor 1 isoform X2, producing the protein MVDKFISMWKVRELADKVTNVVMNYTETEGKVREATNDDPWGPTGPLMQELAYSTFSYETFPEVMSMLWKRMLQDNKTNWRRTYKSLLLLNYLVRNGSERVVTSSREHIYDLRSLENYTFTDEGGKDQGINVRHKVRELIDFIQDDDRLREERKKAKKNKDKYIGMSSDAMGMRSGGYSGYSGGSGGGGGGSGGYNDGDYRSSRGDNWYSDKSAEKDRYEDDDTHYDGEREGSDSDSPSPRRNYRYNDRASPAEVASEGKPSSLNMNIRSKTVSSPVSKQPTSTVSAKPALSQKKIDLGAAANFGKPAPGGAAGIHSPTHRDTPTSVDLMGGGSPSPSTSKANNNTQSNNNDLLDDLFKTCSPPPGQEKTLNSAAVVVDDDDDFNPRASDASQQEFGDFAAAFGQPSSGSTVSEPPSTGLVPAANDEFADFAAFQGSTTSSSALDGNLLKTATPANDSFDLFNSAPTPTAATTTATDLLAGLGDLSIHQSMPMDNMMPPIAAVTGNNLLQPMSVTNNNNNTNGGAVNAATSVQPTNVGATWSGDLKGGKMNIDLDNLLMSKSGKPSAPAPSMNALKTNSPAKAPLNVQTGGGFPGLSPMTSPNIFGAPAPQQSIPQNQSAFANFGAFQQQQNHSNNNNNNNSSSAFDLFQ
- the LOC122619629 gene encoding FAST kinase domain-containing protein 4; the encoded protein is MLGLQRFAGSFVTQLYRRAAYSSSVRAAGIPLAPTGGPSDAVEPEARTPAAEATAKKPRGNMVAAAFESLKNDSPRDDIKNQASSKIDERIINAKTVNGLLTITENNNAFSRKHALRIVSILAEWSSMDRVKISEFENDTRFLRICRMLGRTVPKSNGANKGLGENGTGKRISGFRTDDLNTVLGVAGDDEAAKLIASISLPQMVKVMSTLAQRKRRSTPLLRSLAFNISSASESLDLKQAADVLYAMSTLNFQDSVLGAKVCADVQSALPKNVDKSAVVGSIITSLGILRYRDLDILESLTQWLVKNSEICRPQDLSAYFLTSALLNFKSAQLEEVSKKLVKSIVREDFTKQSEWLSFVWSLTMLGLVEHSHLASVLSADFLETLKKDKAGVTATSKMRLLNLNSYAQLIATDYKGPLLSTDSPVYQVPMAHPKGKQVLVNGMLDALKSLLPASNHLQTAVDTKMGFLIDALCHFDANKNPLPLDKENQNAIRVALMVIDFHDICHGTHRCASGVTNLTFDLLEKSGYHVIPVSYNEFSTSDKLLKRVQYLESKFKAIASSK
- the LOC122619628 gene encoding IQ and ubiquitin-like domain-containing protein, giving the protein MSAEERDREYVCNVQLHVEPSERPKLPPGCPPPLDSRSTESEPQHSEECCVELENVTVKFRLSDSEILAQVYPNCMLLGEIKQDLARKFEVAPEWLVLRQDNRVLCNSVPLNSTVLDEYGIHEFQLDMRKDGKEDHTSKLDLDVYYDKHRLADFITVHISGDDALDGQSKTVVVEIENAAIIKPFLCGYRDQITGKEYLDAFTQTGPYFDKMKYRKYKTRDTQTWEQKEKTLNTAHEQSVQCHLDGINILYVSAVNEFTIIPGKYQTFAQKERAERKLEKILLIQRNWRRWILWKYIHLRAQEYRRLVQNREQEDERYEKCVEQRVERHRVIKQFPRNKDDFDLLYAEVGRWKKAELKRITANYEGPARIAEVNILLDKEIQLLNGVERQRNLVYKAMEDFRKDQLLKEMGKPIEWIGYKDSKIHMDLLSTQRVRFLTEIYKDLRKPRNKEDRLDFIRQVMLVLTEETCFPNFPELFELFDREKNLLLYAKSFDVEILRKRQTMLFFDLIKFQKGEPKERVPSRMCIVCKKVKTYAEFAIRTRQSHVDTCKHCYYLKLTATENTVYQSILRCIHRDERKRKCTTSFAFVMQPDDVRHIIDKIWHGHSALSKSENLSELRLPRWNKSDDWAPWNSICLTERETRDHYKIDDIEKVYDPKFVLHISNLHMLARSLFHTLAAVATEFQETGQWWKVGMNKQRSSKLDAV